The Clostridium septicum genome contains a region encoding:
- a CDS encoding IS1182 family transposase, with protein sequence MQLKNILQQNYTVNRKFYQLKLPFDIDCIIPENDSVRLLSQFVEEMDLTDLYSTYSKIRENQVSPTNMLKIVLYGYMNGFYSSRDIETACLKDINFMFLLEGASAPDHSTFARFRSLHFAPCAEKILAEMSNFLYEIGEISGRLIFIDGTKIEAYANKYTFVWKKAVTKNMAKLLTKIADLVKECEELYGIKLIYKNKVQMRHVKKLKKRLYELKKIETIEFVHGCGKRKSPLQKSIEKLEEYLSKFKEYNQKVYTCGERNSYSKTDNDATFMRMKENAIKNGQLKPAYNVQHGVDAEYISWLTVGPQPTDITTLIPFLKSMEWHLNFKYSKIVADAGYESEENYSFIEDNNQIAFIKPSNYEISKTRKYKNDIGRIENMDYDAENDLFICQNGKTLKFNGIKFKKSKTGYESEKTIYSCEDCSNCSFKSKCIKGNNSKIPLGERTKKFETSKKFNRQRKEDLERIITDEGILLRINRSIQAEGSFAQVKHDMNFRRFMCRGQKNVLAESILIAMAHNVNKLHNKIQSNRTGKHLFELKEAS encoded by the coding sequence ATGCAACTAAAAAATATTTTACAACAAAATTATACTGTAAATCGAAAGTTTTATCAATTAAAACTTCCTTTTGATATAGATTGCATAATTCCAGAAAATGATTCGGTGAGATTACTAAGTCAGTTTGTAGAGGAGATGGATTTAACTGACCTATATTCTACTTATTCTAAAATAAGAGAAAATCAAGTATCGCCAACGAACATGTTAAAGATTGTGCTTTATGGATATATGAATGGTTTCTATTCTTCACGAGATATAGAAACAGCATGTCTTAAAGATATAAATTTTATGTTTTTACTCGAAGGGGCATCCGCTCCGGATCACTCAACATTTGCAAGATTTAGAAGTTTACATTTTGCTCCATGTGCTGAAAAGATATTGGCTGAAATGTCTAATTTTCTTTATGAGATTGGAGAAATATCAGGCAGATTAATATTTATTGATGGTACTAAAATAGAAGCTTATGCAAATAAATATACATTCGTTTGGAAAAAAGCTGTGACAAAAAACATGGCTAAATTATTAACAAAAATAGCCGACCTTGTAAAAGAATGCGAAGAACTTTATGGTATTAAATTGATTTATAAAAATAAAGTTCAAATGAGGCACGTAAAAAAGCTAAAGAAAAGGCTTTATGAATTAAAGAAAATTGAAACTATTGAATTCGTTCACGGATGTGGTAAAAGAAAATCACCACTTCAAAAATCTATAGAGAAGCTTGAAGAGTATCTTTCAAAATTCAAAGAATATAACCAAAAAGTATACACCTGCGGAGAAAGAAATAGTTATTCAAAAACAGATAATGACGCTACTTTTATGAGAATGAAAGAAAATGCTATAAAAAATGGTCAACTTAAACCTGCTTATAATGTACAACACGGTGTTGATGCAGAATATATTTCGTGGCTTACTGTGGGACCACAGCCAACAGATATTACTACATTAATACCCTTTTTAAAAAGTATGGAATGGCATCTAAATTTTAAATATTCAAAAATAGTTGCTGATGCTGGCTATGAAAGTGAAGAGAATTACTCATTTATTGAGGATAATAATCAAATAGCATTTATTAAACCTTCTAATTATGAAATATCAAAAACAAGAAAGTATAAGAATGATATTGGCAGAATAGAAAATATGGATTATGACGCTGAGAATGATTTATTTATTTGCCAGAATGGTAAGACTCTAAAATTCAATGGTATAAAGTTCAAGAAATCTAAAACAGGATATGAAAGTGAAAAAACAATTTATTCATGTGAGGACTGTAGTAATTGTAGCTTTAAGAGTAAATGTATTAAAGGAAATAATTCTAAAATTCCATTGGGGGAAAGAACTAAGAAATTTGAAACTTCAAAAAAGTTTAATCGTCAAAGAAAAGAAGATTTAGAAAGAATTATTACTGATGAAGGCATCTTACTTAGAATAAATAGAAGTATTCAAGCAGAAGGCTCTTTTGCACAAGTAAAACATGATATGAATTTCAGAAGATTTATGTGTCGTGGTCAAAAGAATGTTTTAGCAGAAAGCATCCTAATTGCTATGGCTCATAATGTTAATAAATTACATAACAAAATACAATCTAACCGAACTGGTAAGCATTTATTTGAGCTAAAAGAAGCTTCATAG
- a CDS encoding SIR2 family NAD-dependent protein deacylase: MNQNVEKKLEKLVSNFNKLPYLFIGPGLSMRYSDVPLESSLLKNIWLRINNYDEDGYEKYIKEVENNVKNLNNNQNQYYLNQKLATRIQQNFNDNFYNNNNFKEVVFTKDELHEILDNGYDPFKFYMAEQIKNFHILSYKNECKEISYIKRNNNKIAGIITTNYDNILEQLFKDFNVISGQDDILISNVNNIFNIFKIYGSVEYPNSIVITENDYDNFKSQFKYLSAKFLNIFIEHPIIFIGYEFEDLNIKCILKEIFKFLDINKIEKVKNNFIFIKIDSKEKSKIENKKFKFEDKEITLKQIIINDFYLFLQSLSNIKRPGSVKLIKEMQNMINNFITTTDNDNNVIIGNIIKTDITKEKLGMFFGKLDIVSNVGFNYYSITDIIEDIILDNKPRLINKKLITRTFKNIRSSAGKTYLPVYKYINKLNINVEDLPEDWKFIKSMDDIILTSNEIIYTKERKTYKCIKDIERDYGEHIPKQLSYIIYSVTKGNIEVEDLRAYLKERIIDDEFMKYYSTQIKKLAAMYDYMKYSSRI, from the coding sequence ATGAATCAAAATGTAGAGAAAAAATTAGAAAAACTTGTATCTAATTTTAATAAATTACCATATTTATTTATAGGTCCAGGATTATCTATGAGATATTCTGATGTCCCTTTAGAAAGTAGTTTATTGAAAAATATATGGTTACGTATAAATAATTATGATGAGGATGGTTATGAAAAATACATTAAAGAAGTTGAAAATAATGTTAAGAACTTAAATAACAATCAAAATCAATATTATTTAAATCAGAAATTAGCAACTAGAATTCAGCAGAATTTTAACGATAATTTTTATAACAATAATAATTTTAAGGAAGTAGTGTTTACAAAAGATGAATTACATGAAATTTTAGATAATGGTTATGATCCATTTAAATTTTATATGGCAGAGCAAATTAAAAACTTTCATATTCTTAGTTATAAAAATGAATGTAAAGAAATATCGTACATAAAAAGAAATAATAATAAAATAGCAGGAATAATTACTACTAATTATGATAATATACTTGAACAATTGTTTAAAGATTTTAATGTAATAAGTGGACAAGATGATATTTTAATATCAAATGTAAATAATATATTTAATATTTTTAAAATATATGGAAGTGTTGAATATCCAAATTCAATAGTAATAACAGAAAATGATTATGATAATTTTAAGAGCCAATTTAAATACCTATCAGCAAAATTTCTTAATATATTTATAGAACATCCAATAATATTTATAGGATATGAATTTGAAGATTTAAATATAAAATGTATTCTTAAAGAGATTTTTAAGTTTTTAGATATAAATAAAATAGAAAAAGTTAAAAATAATTTTATATTTATAAAAATTGATTCAAAAGAAAAAAGTAAAATTGAGAATAAGAAATTTAAATTTGAAGATAAAGAAATTACTTTAAAACAGATTATAATAAATGATTTTTATTTATTTTTACAATCATTATCTAATATTAAAAGACCAGGTTCTGTAAAGCTAATTAAAGAAATGCAAAATATGATTAATAATTTTATTACTACAACAGATAATGATAATAATGTTATTATAGGTAATATTATTAAAACTGATATAACAAAAGAAAAATTAGGAATGTTTTTTGGTAAACTAGATATTGTTTCTAATGTAGGATTTAATTATTACAGTATTACAGATATTATTGAAGATATTATATTAGATAATAAACCAAGGTTAATAAATAAGAAGTTAATTACAAGAACTTTTAAAAATATAAGGAGTTCTGCTGGGAAAACATATTTACCAGTATATAAATATATAAATAAACTAAATATTAATGTCGAAGATTTACCAGAAGATTGGAAATTTATTAAATCAATGGATGATATTATACTTACTAGTAATGAAATAATTTATACTAAAGAACGAAAAACATATAAGTGTATTAAAGATATTGAGCGAGATTATGGTGAACACATACCAAAACAATTATCCTACATAATTTATAGTGTAACTAAGGGGAATATAGAAGTAGAGGACCTAAGAGCATATTTAAAAGAAAGAATTATAGATGATGAATTTATGAAATACTATAGTACTCAAATAAAAAAATTAGCAGCAATGTATGATTATATGAAATATTCTTCTAGAATTTAA
- a CDS encoding spore coat protein, with protein MKEKDIMNDYLSMINSSLTGYASIIAQTDNQELRQTIQQMRNEDEIRQCKVYQTAKEKGYYKPAQPANQNDINTVKSEVTSAQ; from the coding sequence ATGAAAGAAAAAGATATAATGAACGATTACCTAAGTATGATTAATAGTAGCTTAACAGGATATGCTAGCATAATAGCTCAAACCGATAATCAAGAATTACGTCAAACTATACAGCAAATGAGAAATGAAGATGAAATTCGCCAATGTAAAGTATATCAAACAGCAAAAGAAAAAGGATATTATAAACCTGCACAACCAGCTAATCAAAATGATATAAATACTGTTAAATCTGAAGTAACAAGTGCTCAATAA
- a CDS encoding ABC transporter permease, producing the protein MSKEHEKYLKNVKRDKIKLAVVRMAILVIFIVLWEVAANLKWIDPFLTSSPSRIVRSFISFVNDGILPRHIWVTCYETILGFTLGTVLGAIIAVVLWACPFTSKVLDPYLVVLNALPKVALAPIVIFWVGNGTTAIIVIALLISIVTTIISVLTGFNEVDKGKLTLMKTLGATKIQTLRRLIFPSNLPVLISALKINVGLSWVGVIMGEFLVAREGLGFLIVYGGQISQLDMVMMSIVILSVIAFLMYKIVAVIENKLISKN; encoded by the coding sequence ATGAGTAAGGAACATGAAAAATATTTAAAGAATGTAAAAAGGGATAAGATAAAGCTTGCTGTAGTTAGAATGGCTATACTAGTTATATTTATAGTACTTTGGGAGGTTGCTGCAAATTTAAAATGGATAGATCCATTCTTAACTTCAAGTCCTAGTAGAATAGTTAGGTCATTTATATCCTTTGTTAATGATGGAATATTACCTAGGCATATTTGGGTTACATGTTATGAAACTATTTTAGGTTTTACATTAGGTACAGTATTAGGAGCAATTATTGCGGTTGTTTTATGGGCGTGTCCTTTCACTTCTAAGGTTTTAGATCCATATTTAGTAGTATTAAATGCTTTACCAAAGGTTGCATTAGCACCGATAGTTATATTTTGGGTAGGAAATGGAACTACAGCTATTATAGTTATTGCGTTGCTTATATCAATTGTAACTACTATAATTAGTGTTTTAACTGGATTTAATGAAGTTGATAAAGGGAAACTTACTCTTATGAAAACATTAGGTGCAACTAAGATACAGACATTAAGAAGATTAATTTTTCCATCAAACCTTCCAGTTCTAATTTCAGCTTTGAAAATAAATGTTGGACTATCTTGGGTTGGTGTAATAATGGGGGAATTTTTAGTTGCAAGAGAAGGGCTTGGATTTTTAATTGTTTATGGAGGACAAATTTCCCAATTAGATATGGTTATGATGAGTATAGTAATACTTTCAGTAATAGCATTTTTAATGTATAAAATTGTTGCTGTAATAGAAAATAAATTAATAAGTAAAAATTAA
- a CDS encoding undecaprenyl-diphosphate phosphatase, which yields MGLDLIYILKAIFIAIIEGLTEFVPVSSTGHMILFGSLIGFNSGNHVEFAKMFEVVIQLGAILAVVVLYWGKLWYSIVEFFTYIFTLGKKGEKGFRFGINVIIASIPAGVVGLLLHDKIKALFKPSAVVVAFIVGGVLLLVIENRFRNKVSKKGNISTTDVFDLTPMQSLKVGLFQVLSMWPGMSRSASTIMGGWIAGLSTPVAAEFSFFLAIPAMVGSTGLDLLKFDFSIMNKTYIIALIVGFVVAFIVSLVVMEMFVSYLKKKPMRVFAIYRIIAGIVLLILSVLGIVSLVV from the coding sequence ATGGGATTAGATTTAATTTATATACTTAAGGCTATATTCATAGCTATAATAGAAGGGTTAACTGAGTTTGTACCAGTATCTTCAACTGGACATATGATTTTATTTGGTAGTCTAATAGGTTTCAATTCAGGAAATCATGTAGAGTTTGCAAAGATGTTTGAAGTTGTAATACAATTAGGAGCAATTTTAGCAGTTGTAGTTTTATACTGGGGAAAACTATGGTATTCAATAGTTGAGTTCTTTACTTATATTTTTACCTTAGGTAAAAAAGGTGAAAAAGGATTTAGATTTGGTATTAATGTAATAATAGCATCAATACCAGCAGGGGTAGTAGGATTACTTTTACATGATAAAATAAAAGCATTATTTAAACCTTCAGCAGTTGTAGTAGCATTTATAGTAGGTGGTGTATTATTATTAGTTATTGAAAATAGATTTAGAAATAAAGTTTCTAAAAAAGGAAATATTTCAACAACAGATGTTTTTGATCTGACACCAATGCAATCATTAAAGGTTGGATTATTCCAAGTTTTATCTATGTGGCCAGGAATGTCAAGAAGTGCTTCTACAATAATGGGAGGATGGATTGCAGGATTATCAACACCAGTAGCTGCTGAATTCTCATTCTTTTTAGCAATACCAGCTATGGTAGGTTCAACAGGACTTGATTTATTAAAATTTGACTTTTCAATTATGAATAAAACGTATATCATAGCTTTAATAGTAGGATTTGTAGTAGCATTTATAGTTTCATTAGTTGTTATGGAAATGTTTGTAAGTTACTTAAAAAAGAAACCAATGAGAGTATTTGCTATATATAGAATTATAGCAGGTATAGTATTATTAATATTGTCTGTATTGGGAATCGTATCATTAGTTGTATAA
- a CDS encoding tetratricopeptide repeat protein, producing the protein MKTFVEKVNLFYRKAYDKFPHIEPILVISLSMLLVLGIILSIKGISTDDNTTFTNNVAEDLFYKAEYDKAVEEYKNLQKEEDWPIWNVKIAEIYSIKGEYERSNTLLKESIVKRDRIIKEKGIEKYKEKDVELINEVVFTFLMNNEKEEALGLGESHLHDYLNNKQMIKTMVAVYIANNKVDKAEKLINDYLINNTTAFDYALASEMYMSMGKVTKGIDILKKAWDLDKNELEIYNAMSQIQEIDKKNLLDKLNLLSKENLNEDFYKVFMAEIYSTDKDSIIKAEKILDDLNDKENINVRLLEIEIYNKANRDKEAEEIIKEIVNQDKDSYLAKNLLAWDALWKKDYDSALDFAKKCIVKNSNCARAYGVLVPQILVEKGDTKIAEPFFRTAIKKEPFNYNMINKLGEYYGRKAIDIEKAKKVYNLVMNIGRDDSEAFYNLSKLYMIDKKPKEAIKNAKEAIKNNEDVSKYYRLLGALYLEQGLYEDGIEETRTAYLINENDILALNNAACYYFAITGEIERGMENMKEAYDSLSKISDLDVKKALTENYNKAKSIYDNYQNGKESYIRIADFTLFY; encoded by the coding sequence ATGAAAACGTTTGTCGAAAAGGTTAATTTATTTTATAGAAAAGCATATGATAAATTTCCTCATATAGAGCCAATTTTAGTTATATCATTATCTATGCTTTTAGTACTTGGTATTATATTATCTATTAAAGGTATAAGCACAGATGATAATACTACATTTACGAATAATGTAGCAGAGGATTTATTCTATAAAGCTGAATATGATAAGGCTGTAGAAGAATATAAGAATTTGCAAAAGGAAGAAGACTGGCCTATTTGGAATGTTAAAATAGCAGAAATATATTCAATTAAAGGTGAATATGAAAGATCCAACACTTTATTAAAAGAGTCTATAGTTAAAAGAGACAGAATAATAAAGGAGAAAGGTATAGAAAAATATAAAGAAAAAGATGTAGAGCTAATAAACGAAGTTGTATTCACTTTTTTAATGAACAATGAGAAAGAAGAAGCTCTTGGTTTAGGTGAAAGTCATTTACATGATTATTTAAATAATAAGCAAATGATCAAAACTATGGTTGCGGTTTACATAGCAAATAATAAAGTGGATAAAGCAGAAAAATTAATAAATGATTATTTAATTAATAATACAACAGCTTTTGATTATGCGCTGGCATCAGAAATGTATATGTCTATGGGGAAAGTAACAAAAGGTATTGACATATTAAAAAAAGCTTGGGATTTAGATAAAAACGAATTAGAAATATATAATGCTATGTCTCAAATTCAAGAAATAGATAAGAAGAATTTATTGGATAAATTAAATTTATTATCTAAAGAGAATTTAAATGAAGACTTTTATAAAGTATTTATGGCAGAAATATATTCTACTGATAAAGATAGTATAATTAAGGCAGAGAAAATATTAGACGATCTAAATGATAAAGAAAACATTAATGTACGATTATTAGAAATTGAAATTTATAATAAAGCTAATAGAGATAAAGAGGCTGAGGAAATTATAAAAGAAATAGTTAATCAAGATAAAGATTCTTACTTAGCAAAAAATCTTTTAGCTTGGGATGCTCTTTGGAAGAAAGATTATGATAGTGCTCTAGATTTTGCTAAAAAATGTATTGTCAAAAATTCAAATTGTGCACGAGCTTATGGTGTATTAGTTCCACAAATACTTGTAGAAAAGGGTGATACTAAAATAGCGGAACCATTTTTCAGAACGGCTATAAAAAAGGAACCTTTTAATTACAATATGATAAATAAGCTAGGAGAATATTATGGAAGAAAAGCTATAGATATAGAAAAGGCAAAAAAAGTTTATAACTTAGTTATGAATATTGGCAGAGACGATAGTGAAGCATTTTATAATTTATCCAAGCTATATATGATTGATAAAAAGCCTAAAGAGGCCATTAAAAATGCTAAAGAAGCAATAAAGAATAATGAAGATGTTAGTAAGTATTATAGATTATTAGGTGCTTTATATTTAGAGCAAGGGTTATATGAAGATGGTATAGAAGAAACAAGAACAGCTTATTTAATTAATGAAAATGATATTTTAGCATTAAATAATGCAGCATGCTATTATTTTGCTATTACGGGAGAGATTGAAAGAGGTATGGAAAATATGAAGGAAGCCTATGATAGTTTGTCTAAGATATCAGATTTAGATGTAAAAAAAGCATTAACAGAAAATTATAATAAAGCTAAATCAATATATGATAATTATCAAAATGGAAAAGAATCATATATAAGAATTGCAGATTTTACATTATTCTATTAA
- a CDS encoding ABC transporter ATP-binding protein: MDLIKVSNIKLTYQSLKGETEAIKGVDFSVPKGEFVSIIGPSGCGKSTLLNIISGLLKPSGGEVIYNDKDVKNRLDKMGYMFQKDYLFEWLTVWDNVLLGLKIKKILTKESIDRVDKLLENYDLTKFKNHKPNELSGGMRQRVALIRTLALSPEVLLLDEPFSALDYQTRLKVCDEVTDIIKREEKTAIMVTHDLGEAIATSDRIIMLTKRPSKVKIDVKIEFANKEATPFQRRKEPEFNEYFNLLWKGLDKYNE, encoded by the coding sequence TTGGATTTAATAAAAGTATCAAATATTAAATTAACTTATCAGTCTTTAAAAGGTGAAACAGAAGCTATTAAAGGTGTAGATTTTTCAGTGCCAAAAGGTGAATTTGTAAGTATTATAGGTCCTTCTGGATGTGGAAAATCAACATTATTAAATATTATAAGTGGACTTTTAAAGCCATCAGGTGGAGAAGTTATTTATAATGATAAAGATGTTAAAAATAGATTAGATAAAATGGGATATATGTTCCAAAAAGATTATTTATTTGAATGGTTAACCGTTTGGGATAATGTATTACTTGGATTGAAAATAAAAAAAATATTAACTAAAGAAAGTATTGATAGAGTAGATAAATTACTTGAAAATTATGATTTGACAAAATTTAAAAATCATAAACCAAACGAATTATCAGGAGGGATGAGACAAAGAGTTGCATTAATAAGAACTTTAGCTTTAAGCCCAGAAGTATTATTGTTAGACGAGCCTTTTTCAGCATTAGATTATCAAACTAGGTTAAAGGTATGTGATGAAGTAACTGATATAATAAAAAGAGAAGAAAAAACAGCAATTATGGTAACTCATGACTTAGGTGAAGCTATAGCAACTTCAGATAGAATAATTATGTTAACTAAAAGACCTTCTAAAGTAAAAATAGATGTAAAAATTGAATTTGCAAATAAAGAGGCAACTCCATTCCAAAGAAGAAAAGAACCAGAATTTAATGAGTATTTTAATTTGTTATGGAAGGGGTTGGATAAGTATAATGAGTAA
- a CDS encoding helix-turn-helix domain-containing protein gives MTTFADRLKEERTKKNLTQSELATILYLGQTSVSKYENGKQIPETPTLQKIADFFEVSVDYLLGKTNIRNYEEITTEDKINKLVEESGINTIAAHFKGEKFTEDDLEDIENFINFVLAKKKKKK, from the coding sequence ATGACAACTTTTGCAGATAGACTTAAAGAAGAAAGAACTAAAAAAAATTTAACTCAATCTGAATTAGCAACTATATTATATTTAGGTCAAACTTCTGTATCTAAGTACGAGAATGGAAAACAAATTCCCGAAACACCTACCCTTCAAAAAATAGCAGATTTTTTCGAGGTTTCAGTCGATTATCTCCTTGGAAAAACAAATATAAGAAATTACGAAGAAATTACAACAGAAGATAAAATAAATAAACTTGTTGAAGAAAGTGGTATTAATACTATTGCTGCTCACTTCAAAGGAGAAAAATTTACTGAAGATGATCTTGAAGATATTGAGAACTTCATTAATTTTGTTTTAGCTAAAAAAAAGAAGAAAAAATAA
- a CDS encoding N-acetylmuramoyl-L-alanine amidase — MKIAVRGGHNFLAKGASVLIDETVEDRKVKDFVIEGLRGLGHEVLDVTPPDMDSDSDLVYGVSKANDWNADIFISIHFNKAYDSYNGKIGTETWVYSKNDNYNDEEYAQKIVNSIGNLGFKNRGVKEKKDLYELKATKMPSIIVEVCFVEATEDVALYRKLGQNKIAEAIVLGITGKNIEQPVQLAIGMRVALDEPNHITIDSNKLKVRGWALNHTKLEILIDNVSYGTVETGQKREDVYKAYPQYNNHFSGYEKTLEFTELEKGQHKCTVRATDNNKIIEVTKTFTASKSISNDNKVLKKDNEILRKENKELKEKMSKIKNIVE, encoded by the coding sequence ATGAAAATAGCTGTAAGAGGTGGACATAACTTTTTAGCAAAAGGAGCAAGTGTTCTAATAGATGAAACTGTAGAGGATAGGAAAGTAAAAGATTTTGTTATTGAAGGACTGAGAGGTTTAGGACACGAGGTATTAGATGTAACGCCACCAGATATGGATAGTGATAGTGACTTAGTTTATGGAGTTAGCAAGGCAAATGATTGGAATGCTGACATATTTATTTCTATTCATTTTAATAAAGCTTACGATAGTTATAATGGTAAAATAGGTACCGAAACATGGGTATATAGTAAAAATGATAATTATAATGATGAGGAATATGCCCAAAAAATAGTTAATTCTATAGGGAACTTAGGATTTAAAAATAGGGGAGTAAAAGAAAAGAAAGACTTGTATGAGTTAAAAGCAACTAAAATGCCTAGCATTATAGTAGAAGTATGTTTTGTAGAAGCTACAGAAGATGTTGCTTTATATAGAAAATTAGGCCAAAATAAAATAGCGGAAGCTATAGTATTAGGTATTACTGGTAAAAATATTGAACAACCAGTACAATTAGCTATTGGTATGAGAGTAGCATTAGATGAACCAAATCACATTACCATAGATAGTAATAAGTTAAAAGTTAGAGGTTGGGCTTTAAATCATACAAAACTAGAAATATTGATAGATAATGTTAGTTATGGAACAGTAGAAACAGGTCAAAAGAGGGAAGATGTTTATAAAGCATATCCGCAGTATAATAACCATTTCTCAGGATATGAAAAAACATTAGAATTTACGGAGTTAGAAAAAGGTCAGCATAAATGTACAGTAAGAGCTACAGATAATAATAAAATTATAGAAGTTACAAAAACTTTTACAGCATCTAAAAGTATATCGAATGATAATAAAGTTTTAAAAAAAGATAATGAAATACTAAGAAAAGAAAACAAAGAATTAAAAGAAAAGATGTCAAAGATTAAAAATATAGTAGAGTAG
- a CDS encoding manganese catalase family protein, with amino-acid sequence MFKHEKQLLRDVMVEKPNPQYAVLMQEQLGGGNGELKAAMQYMAQSFRIKDKEIKDLFLDIAAEELSHMEMVAQTINLLNGHDVDNCKVTSGEIQTHVQCGLSPVLINSSGAPWTADYVTVTGDLVADLLSNIASEQRAKVVYEYLYRQIDDKYVKETIDFLLNREEAHNALFREALNKVQNTGSNKDFGVTEDSKLYFDLSSPGVDHKNPNPTPPSFENPSR; translated from the coding sequence ATGTTTAAACATGAAAAACAATTATTAAGAGATGTAATGGTTGAAAAACCAAATCCTCAATATGCAGTTTTAATGCAAGAGCAACTTGGTGGAGGAAATGGGGAATTAAAAGCAGCAATGCAATATATGGCACAAAGTTTTAGAATAAAGGATAAAGAAATAAAAGACTTATTTTTAGATATTGCAGCGGAAGAGCTAAGTCATATGGAAATGGTTGCACAAACAATAAATTTATTAAATGGTCATGATGTAGACAATTGTAAAGTTACTAGTGGAGAGATTCAAACACATGTACAATGTGGATTATCTCCAGTATTAATAAATTCATCAGGTGCTCCATGGACAGCAGATTATGTAACTGTTACAGGAGATTTAGTAGCAGATTTGCTTTCTAACATAGCATCAGAACAAAGAGCAAAAGTAGTATATGAATACTTATATAGACAAATTGATGATAAATATGTAAAAGAAACTATAGATTTCTTACTAAACAGAGAAGAGGCACATAATGCTTTATTTAGAGAAGCATTAAATAAAGTACAAAATACAGGTTCAAATAAGGATTTTGGAGTTACAGAAGATTCAAAACTTTATTTTGATTTATCATCACCAGGTGTAGATCATAAAAATCCTAATCCAACCCCTCCGTCATTTGAAAATCCTTCAAGATAA